One window of the Chryseotalea sp. WA131a genome contains the following:
- a CDS encoding DUF1223 domain-containing protein, which translates to MIVNGTDEFVGANKNASERAITKALNQPSEYQIAIGGRSYANGKLKVNYSIAPHSKIEKGDVINLAIVEKSLENYVPRGENSWRKLHHDNVVKWFSSFPLKEKGELEIAVSHWNEKKYVLVVYIQNSDWKVLGVASIQE; encoded by the coding sequence ATGATCGTGAACGGAACAGATGAATTTGTGGGCGCCAATAAAAATGCTTCGGAGCGTGCGATTACCAAAGCATTGAACCAACCTTCCGAGTATCAAATAGCAATCGGTGGACGTTCGTATGCCAATGGAAAATTGAAAGTGAACTATTCCATTGCTCCTCACTCCAAGATTGAAAAAGGTGATGTAATCAATCTTGCCATCGTAGAAAAATCACTTGAGAATTATGTTCCCCGCGGTGAAAATTCATGGCGCAAACTTCATCATGACAATGTGGTGAAATGGTTTAGCAGCTTTCCGCTAAAGGAAAAAGGCGAATTGGAAATCGCAGTCTCGCATTGGAATGAAAAGAAGTATGTACTGGTAGTTTATATCCAAAACAGTGATTGGAAGGTGTTGGGAGTGGCTTCGATACAAGAATAG
- a CDS encoding DUF1223 domain-containing protein, translating into MTKKLLFAMILASTTLRAQQNPVIIELFTSQGCSSCPAADKNLTEILQKAAKEGQPVYGLSFHVDYWNYIGWKDTYSSKAFTEQQRKYSEQLGFVVYLYPPNDRERNR; encoded by the coding sequence ATGACAAAGAAACTTCTATTCGCTATGATTTTGGCGAGCACCACGCTTAGGGCGCAACAAAATCCGGTCATCATTGAATTATTTACTTCGCAAGGCTGTTCCAGTTGCCCCGCAGCCGATAAAAACCTGACTGAAATATTGCAAAAAGCAGCTAAAGAAGGGCAGCCTGTATACGGTCTGTCTTTTCATGTTGATTATTGGAATTACATTGGCTGGAAAGATACTTATAGCAGCAAAGCATTTACGGAGCAGCAGCGAAAATATTCGGAGCAACTAGGATTTGTCGTCTATCTATACCCCCCAAATGATCGTGAACGGAACAGATGA
- a CDS encoding glucosylceramidase, with protein MKNLSLLAFLLVYGLSCSPLKERQAISDGGEVSAWITTRDQKSLLTKQSIPLSFDSDSVFTEVIEVDTAQRFQSIDGFGFALTGGSAYLINQKLSPAKREELLKELFLKEGTGIGVSYIRISIGSSDLDEHVFTYNDMPTGKVDIQLNQFSLEEDRKNLIPLLKQIIAINPAIEIMASPWSAPAWMKTNQSLKGGSLATAYYEVYAQYFVRYLQGMAKEGIIIDAITIQNEPENPNNNPSMVMTAEEQKIFVKKHLGPAFQTNGIKTKIVIFDHNCDHPNYPISILNDSEAKKFIDGSAFHLYLGNIDVLSQVQVAHPDRNIYFTEQWTWSKGEFGGDLRWHTKNLIIGATRNWSRNMLEWNLAADENQNPHTDAGGCTECLGALTIGDSIKRNVSYYIIGHASKFVSPNSVRIESTSLTSLPNVAFQTTNGQKVLIVLNDTDQAQKFSIRFAGKTASTELPASAVGTFIW; from the coding sequence GTGAAAAATTTATCTTTACTTGCATTCCTGTTGGTATACGGTTTGTCTTGCAGTCCTTTGAAGGAGCGGCAAGCAATATCGGATGGGGGAGAAGTTTCAGCATGGATCACCACCAGGGATCAAAAATCTTTGTTGACCAAACAATCAATTCCCCTTTCGTTTGATTCCGATTCTGTTTTCACCGAAGTCATTGAGGTGGATACCGCTCAACGGTTTCAATCCATTGACGGGTTTGGATTTGCCCTTACGGGTGGCAGCGCCTATTTAATCAACCAAAAACTTTCCCCAGCCAAAAGGGAAGAGTTGTTGAAGGAGTTGTTTCTAAAGGAGGGAACCGGAATAGGCGTTAGCTATATCAGAATAAGTATTGGCTCATCCGATTTAGATGAACATGTGTTTACCTACAATGATATGCCAACAGGCAAAGTTGATATCCAGCTGAATCAGTTTAGTCTTGAGGAAGATAGAAAGAACCTGATTCCATTGTTAAAGCAAATAATTGCCATTAACCCGGCAATAGAAATAATGGCTAGCCCGTGGTCGGCACCAGCTTGGATGAAGACCAACCAAAGCTTGAAGGGCGGAAGCCTTGCAACTGCCTACTATGAAGTATATGCGCAGTACTTTGTAAGGTACCTTCAGGGTATGGCGAAGGAGGGCATCATCATAGATGCTATAACAATTCAGAACGAACCCGAAAATCCAAATAACAATCCGAGCATGGTGATGACCGCGGAGGAGCAAAAGATCTTTGTAAAAAAACATCTCGGACCCGCTTTTCAAACTAATGGAATAAAAACCAAGATTGTAATCTTCGACCACAATTGCGACCATCCCAATTATCCAATATCGATTCTGAATGACTCTGAAGCAAAGAAGTTTATTGACGGATCGGCCTTTCACCTTTATTTGGGGAACATCGATGTGCTTTCACAAGTACAGGTGGCGCATCCTGATCGTAACATTTATTTTACCGAGCAGTGGACTTGGTCGAAAGGAGAGTTTGGAGGTGATCTTAGATGGCACACCAAAAATTTGATTATTGGTGCCACCCGCAACTGGAGCCGGAATATGTTGGAATGGAATTTGGCTGCTGATGAAAATCAAAATCCCCATACCGATGCCGGTGGCTGTACGGAATGCTTAGGGGCATTAACGATTGGTGATTCCATCAAAAGAAATGTTTCGTATTACATCATTGGCCACGCTTCAAAGTTCGTGAGCCCTAACTCGGTGCGCATTGAATCTACTTCTCTAACTAGTTTGCCAAACGTAGCATTCCAAACAACCAATGGCCAAAAAGTTTTGATTGTTTTAAACGATACCGACCAAGCACAAAAATTTTCAATCCGATTTGCAGGAAAAACCGCATCCACTGAACTGCCCGCCTCTGCTGTGGGTACTTTTATTTGGTGA
- a CDS encoding homogentisate 1,2-dioxygenase — protein MYYHRLGKIPPKRHIQFRQPDGSLYKEELVSSEGFSSIYSTLYHIYPPTRIKTVKEPVKYGPQIIKDYSLRQTHLNTSKVTTTGNDFLEARKVLLANADCSISICSPQQRKMDYFYKNAEGDEVLFIHDGNGVLFSQFGKLEIRKGDYVVIPRTVIYKLEFEEGPLRLLIIESASPLETVKRYRNQLGQLLEHSPYCERDIRPPHELITDSSRGEFLMKIKKQGYLHQYVYDYSPLDLVGWDGFLWPYAFSIHDFEPITGRLHQPPPVHQTFQSHNFVICSFVPRLFDYHPLAIPAPYNHSNIDSDEVLYYAEGNFMSRRGIERGSFTLHPGGLPHGPHPGTVEKSIGAKETHELAVMVDTFRPLYLTEDSLAFVDSNYPMSWTDNAEGGFHEVNTP, from the coding sequence ATGTACTACCACCGACTAGGTAAAATACCCCCCAAGCGCCATATACAATTTCGTCAACCCGATGGGAGTTTGTACAAAGAAGAGTTGGTCAGCTCTGAAGGCTTTTCCAGCATTTACTCTACGTTGTATCATATCTATCCGCCAACGCGAATCAAGACGGTGAAGGAACCGGTGAAGTATGGCCCACAAATCATCAAAGATTATTCGCTTCGGCAAACGCATCTGAACACCTCAAAAGTAACCACCACGGGCAATGACTTTTTAGAAGCGCGCAAAGTATTGTTGGCCAATGCCGATTGCTCGATTTCCATTTGCTCGCCCCAGCAACGCAAAATGGACTACTTCTATAAAAATGCAGAAGGTGACGAAGTGCTGTTTATTCACGATGGCAATGGGGTGTTGTTCTCGCAGTTTGGAAAATTGGAAATACGCAAAGGGGATTATGTGGTGATCCCGCGCACGGTGATTTATAAACTGGAATTTGAAGAAGGGCCATTACGTTTGTTGATTATTGAATCCGCTTCTCCTTTGGAAACGGTAAAGCGCTATCGCAATCAACTGGGTCAGTTACTGGAGCATTCACCTTACTGTGAGCGCGACATTCGCCCCCCACATGAATTGATTACCGATAGCTCGCGCGGAGAGTTTTTGATGAAGATAAAAAAGCAAGGCTACTTGCATCAATACGTGTATGATTATAGCCCGCTCGATTTAGTAGGATGGGATGGTTTTCTTTGGCCGTATGCTTTTTCCATTCATGATTTTGAACCCATCACCGGTCGTTTGCACCAGCCACCGCCAGTACACCAAACGTTTCAATCGCACAATTTTGTAATCTGCTCGTTTGTGCCGCGGTTGTTTGATTATCATCCGTTGGCGATTCCTGCTCCGTACAATCACAGTAACATCGATAGCGATGAGGTGCTCTACTATGCCGAAGGAAATTTTATGAGTAGGAGAGGGATCGAGCGCGGCTCGTTCACGTTGCATCCGGGAGGATTACCCCATGGCCCACACCCTGGTACGGTAGAAAAAAGTATTGGCGCAAAGGAGACACACGAGTTGGCTGTGATGGTGGACACCTTTCGCCCGTTGTATTTAACAGAAGATTCGTTGGCATTTGTGGATTCAAATTATCCCATGAGTTGGACGGATAATGCTGAGGGAGGATTTCATGAGGTGAATACGCCCTAA
- a CDS encoding DUF1569 domain-containing protein, producing the protein MKNINKPSDYEEIVNRVKLLSTANIRQWGKMDLPQMLVHCTAQLKIALGEITAAPQGSFMMRTALGKWIAFSNFTWPRGTDTPNEMNVHMNSFTVTDIENEKKELLDYLARTKSASQLMPHPFFGAIRKKEWGRLVYKHINHHLKQFSQ; encoded by the coding sequence ATGAAAAACATCAACAAACCATCCGATTATGAAGAAATTGTAAATCGGGTGAAGTTGCTCTCAACAGCCAATATCCGCCAATGGGGTAAGATGGATTTGCCACAGATGCTGGTGCATTGCACAGCTCAATTGAAAATAGCATTGGGTGAAATCACGGCTGCGCCCCAAGGTTCGTTTATGATGCGCACGGCTTTGGGTAAGTGGATTGCTTTCTCTAATTTTACTTGGCCGAGGGGCACGGACACACCGAATGAAATGAATGTGCACATGAATAGTTTCACGGTCACAGATATTGAAAACGAAAAGAAAGAATTGCTCGATTACTTAGCTCGCACGAAGTCGGCATCCCAACTCATGCCGCATCCATTCTTTGGAGCAATTCGCAAAAAAGAGTGGGGCCGACTTGTTTATAAGCACATCAACCATCACTTGAAACAGTTTTCGCAATAG
- a CDS encoding SDR family oxidoreductase, giving the protein MKTVVITGSSSGIGKAAAIYFQQQGWNVAATVRSPEKETELNKLPNVKLYGLDVTSTSSIEQALKNIQKDFSKIDVVVNNAGFGADGVFESMDDEFIQKQFDTNVFGLMRVTREAVKIMRTQKGGTIVQIASVGGRVAFPLYSIYHGTKWAVEGFTESLQYEVAPFNIKLKLIEPGAIKTEFYGRSRAFMKPDYTTDYNEFVKKCEAVSMDAGEKGASPEAVAKVIFKAANDSSTKMRYPIAYPANVLLPLKRLVPERFFFWAVRQSYKI; this is encoded by the coding sequence ATGAAAACAGTCGTCATCACAGGTAGTTCGTCTGGCATTGGCAAAGCTGCAGCCATTTATTTTCAACAGCAAGGTTGGAACGTGGCTGCCACCGTGCGATCGCCTGAAAAAGAAACGGAGTTGAACAAACTCCCAAATGTAAAGCTATATGGATTGGATGTGACCAGTACTTCCAGCATTGAGCAAGCATTGAAAAACATTCAAAAAGATTTTTCAAAAATCGATGTAGTAGTAAACAACGCTGGCTTCGGGGCCGATGGCGTGTTTGAGTCGATGGATGATGAGTTCATTCAAAAGCAGTTTGACACCAATGTGTTTGGACTCATGCGCGTAACGCGCGAAGCAGTGAAAATCATGCGCACGCAGAAAGGCGGCACCATTGTGCAGATTGCGAGTGTAGGTGGCCGTGTGGCGTTTCCGCTGTATTCCATTTATCATGGCACCAAGTGGGCGGTAGAAGGTTTTACGGAATCATTGCAATACGAAGTCGCTCCGTTCAACATCAAACTGAAATTGATTGAACCGGGTGCTATCAAAACAGAATTCTATGGGAGAAGCCGTGCGTTTATGAAACCGGATTATACCACCGACTACAACGAGTTTGTAAAGAAGTGCGAAGCTGTTAGCATGGATGCGGGCGAAAAAGGCGCTTCGCCCGAGGCAGTGGCCAAAGTAATTTTCAAAGCAGCCAACGATTCATCCACCAAAATGCGCTACCCGATTGCGTATCCAGCCAATGTGCTGTTGCCACTAAAGCGATTGGTGCCTGAGCGATTTTTCTTTTGGGCGGTGAGACAGTCGTATAAAATATAG
- a CDS encoding TetR/AcrR family transcriptional regulator has protein sequence MARPRDENKIEAIYEATLRLVLKTGFNGLKMADVAKAAKLATGTLYIYFKNKEVLINELYFHLKKSKTAKMLEVFDPNDSFSDAFKKLWFNYLTISLAEPERMQFIEQFTHTSYLTKKTKQQSDQLLKPLEDFLSIGIKQGLVKKLPVELLLSQLLGPINETVKLHYDQTLKITPSLKEELFQMAWNSIKA, from the coding sequence ATGGCACGACCACGTGATGAGAATAAGATTGAAGCGATCTACGAAGCAACCTTGCGGTTGGTATTGAAAACCGGTTTTAACGGGTTGAAAATGGCTGATGTGGCAAAAGCAGCCAAATTGGCCACGGGCACTCTCTATATATACTTCAAAAACAAAGAGGTACTTATCAACGAACTGTATTTTCATTTGAAGAAAAGCAAAACGGCTAAAATGTTGGAGGTATTCGATCCCAACGACTCTTTTTCGGACGCCTTCAAAAAACTTTGGTTCAATTATCTAACCATTAGTTTGGCCGAGCCTGAGCGGATGCAGTTTATCGAGCAGTTTACCCATACCAGTTATCTCACGAAAAAGACAAAACAACAAAGCGACCAATTGCTAAAGCCCTTGGAGGATTTTTTATCGATCGGAATCAAGCAAGGTTTGGTGAAGAAATTGCCTGTGGAATTGCTGCTCAGTCAACTGCTTGGCCCTATTAACGAAACGGTGAAGTTACACTACGATCAAACGCTGAAGATTACGCCATCACTAAAGGAAGAACTTTTTCAGATGGCATGGAATAGCATTAAAGCATAA
- a CDS encoding porin, which yields MDTLETTTIGHLAVGGYMDSYYGYSFNRPASGTIPYFVSSNRPDEMNINLAYIDLRYKATNFRARFVPGYGTYMNANYANEIGTLKNIVEATAGIRLSGKRNIWVDVGVFTSPYTNESPISKDHLMYTRSFAPENVPYYLSGIKVSVPVNKKWNTYLYLLNGWQVIQDNNKNKSIGTQVEFRPNNKMLFNWDTYIGNNNTTQNPAWRMRYFTDLYWIYKASEKFDATSCAYIGFQERTNANTLNWWQANFIGRYHFTNLVSLSGRVEYYSDGGIHQFPITGIGSLNTYSTGLCLNYKANHNALLRIEGRHFFSSDLVYEDEKSNPVNTSTWLVTSLTAWF from the coding sequence ATGGATACACTTGAAACCACCACCATAGGGCACTTGGCGGTTGGTGGGTACATGGATAGTTACTACGGATATAGTTTTAACAGACCTGCTTCAGGCACCATACCCTATTTCGTTTCTTCCAATCGGCCCGATGAAATGAACATCAATCTTGCTTACATCGATTTGCGCTACAAGGCAACTAATTTTCGCGCTCGGTTTGTGCCTGGTTACGGCACCTACATGAATGCCAACTATGCCAATGAAATAGGGACATTGAAAAATATTGTAGAGGCAACGGCTGGTATTCGCCTCTCAGGAAAACGAAATATTTGGGTAGATGTTGGAGTGTTCACCTCGCCCTATACCAACGAAAGCCCCATTTCAAAAGATCACCTTATGTACACCCGATCGTTCGCGCCAGAAAATGTTCCGTATTATTTGTCGGGTATTAAAGTTTCCGTTCCCGTCAATAAAAAATGGAATACCTATTTGTATTTGCTCAATGGCTGGCAGGTTATCCAAGACAATAACAAAAATAAATCCATTGGAACGCAAGTAGAATTTCGCCCTAACAATAAAATGCTTTTTAACTGGGACACCTACATCGGCAATAACAATACCACCCAAAATCCAGCATGGAGAATGCGGTACTTCACAGACCTCTATTGGATCTACAAAGCGAGTGAAAAATTTGACGCCACTTCTTGCGCTTATATCGGATTTCAAGAGCGAACAAATGCCAACACCTTAAATTGGTGGCAAGCTAATTTTATAGGACGGTATCACTTCACCAATTTAGTATCCCTTTCGGGAAGAGTTGAATACTACAGCGATGGTGGAATTCATCAATTTCCAATTACTGGCATTGGTAGCCTCAATACCTATAGCACTGGGCTTTGCTTGAATTACAAAGCCAACCACAATGCATTGCTTCGCATTGAAGGCCGGCACTTTTTCTCTTCCGATTTGGTCTATGAAGATGAAAAATCAAACCCAGTTAACACCAGTACATGGCTAGTAACAAGCCTCACGGCTTGGTTTTAA
- a CDS encoding exopolyphosphatase, whose translation MVMEKLAIIDLGTNTFHLLVAEWKENQYAITYQEKLPAKIGAGGINQSIITLEAIQRSVVVLQSYRQTLKEMGIEQVRAFGTSALRNASNRTEVIEKIKQETGIEVKIISGEEEAEYIYRGVREAVKLGVQKSLIVDIGGGSVEFIIGNDQEIFWKQSFEIGGQRLLEKFQKHDPILKEEIEKLNLYLEQSLAPLWLALHQHRPKTLVGSSGTFDTLSEIYCYKNNILQEQKAEMPFSLIAFDEIFEELLIKNRAERMQIPGMIELRVEMIVVACCLVDFVLKRHRFENIRVSSYSLKEGVLQLFNQQIKTKP comes from the coding sequence ATGGTAATGGAGAAACTCGCCATCATTGATTTAGGCACAAACACCTTTCACTTACTAGTTGCAGAGTGGAAAGAAAATCAGTATGCCATTACCTATCAAGAGAAACTACCGGCAAAAATTGGGGCGGGCGGAATCAACCAATCCATCATCACGCTCGAGGCCATACAGCGCTCGGTTGTCGTTTTGCAAAGTTATCGGCAAACGCTCAAGGAAATGGGTATTGAGCAGGTGAGGGCTTTTGGTACCAGCGCGTTGCGCAATGCCTCTAATCGCACGGAGGTGATTGAAAAAATTAAGCAAGAGACGGGCATTGAGGTAAAGATTATTTCGGGCGAAGAAGAGGCTGAATACATTTATCGTGGTGTGCGAGAGGCCGTTAAATTGGGAGTGCAAAAATCGTTGATTGTTGACATTGGCGGTGGCAGCGTTGAATTCATTATTGGAAACGATCAGGAGATTTTTTGGAAACAGAGTTTTGAGATAGGTGGGCAACGGTTGCTGGAAAAATTTCAGAAGCATGACCCGATTCTAAAAGAAGAAATCGAAAAATTAAATCTATACTTAGAACAAAGCCTTGCACCCCTTTGGCTGGCGCTTCATCAGCATAGACCAAAAACGTTGGTTGGGTCATCCGGAACGTTTGATACCCTAAGTGAAATCTATTGTTATAAAAACAATATTCTACAAGAGCAAAAGGCCGAAATGCCTTTCTCGCTCATTGCTTTTGATGAAATCTTTGAAGAACTGCTCATCAAAAACCGAGCAGAGCGCATGCAAATACCTGGCATGATTGAGTTGCGGGTGGAGATGATTGTGGTGGCGTGTTGTTTAGTAGATTTTGTATTGAAAAGGCATCGATTCGAGAATATTCGTGTTTCTTCCTACTCGTTGAAAGAAGGGGTTCTCCAACTATTTAATCAGCAGATTAAAACCAAGCCGTGA
- a CDS encoding acyl-CoA carboxylase subunit beta: MATKNTNHPLQDKFNELNRKNAEALLGGGEKRIEQQHAKGKLSARERVLLLLDEGSFEELGKFVMHRSKDFGLDKEHYLGDGVVTGYGTIHQRLVYVFSQDFTVFGGSLSETHAEKIVKVMDLAMKNGAPVIGLNDSGGARIQEGVVSLGGYADIFYRNVMASGVVPQISAIMGPCAGGAVYSPAMTDFIFMVENTSFMFVTGPNVVKTVTHENVTAEELGGATTHSTKSGVTHFACPNEVECLHQIKQLFSYIPQNCEDDAPRLPYEFGNELRPALNDIIPANPNQPYDMRDVIHGVVDENTFFEVHKNFAENMVVGFARLAGRSIGIVGNQPASLAGVLDIDSSVKAARFVRFCDSFNIPLLVLEDVPGFLPGTDQEWNAIITNGAKLLYAFSEATVPRVTVITRKAYGGAYDVMNSKHIGADMNYAWPTAEIAVMGAKGASEIIFKKEISEAVDKEAKLTEKVDEYTKKFANPYRAAHRGYIDEVIMPDQTREKLIRAFQMLENKVAVLPKKKHGNIPL; encoded by the coding sequence ATGGCCACCAAAAATACCAATCACCCTTTGCAAGATAAGTTCAATGAACTAAACCGTAAAAATGCTGAAGCTTTATTAGGTGGTGGCGAAAAAAGGATCGAACAACAACATGCCAAAGGAAAGCTTTCGGCTAGGGAACGTGTATTGCTTTTGTTGGACGAAGGTTCGTTTGAGGAATTAGGGAAATTTGTGATGCACCGAAGCAAAGATTTTGGCCTCGATAAAGAACATTACTTAGGCGATGGTGTAGTCACAGGCTATGGAACAATTCACCAAAGATTGGTGTATGTCTTCTCACAAGATTTCACCGTTTTTGGGGGGTCGCTTTCCGAGACGCACGCAGAAAAAATTGTAAAGGTGATGGACTTGGCAATGAAGAATGGTGCGCCTGTGATTGGGCTAAATGATTCGGGTGGAGCACGTATTCAAGAAGGGGTTGTTTCACTAGGCGGCTATGCCGATATTTTTTATCGAAACGTAATGGCCAGCGGGGTGGTGCCACAGATTTCTGCCATTATGGGGCCCTGCGCAGGCGGTGCGGTATACTCACCTGCCATGACGGATTTTATTTTTATGGTAGAGAATACTTCGTTTATGTTTGTGACCGGACCAAACGTGGTAAAGACCGTAACGCATGAAAACGTAACGGCTGAAGAATTAGGAGGAGCCACCACGCACAGTACCAAAAGTGGCGTTACTCATTTTGCTTGCCCTAATGAGGTGGAGTGCCTCCATCAAATCAAACAATTGTTTAGCTATATCCCACAAAATTGTGAAGACGATGCACCACGATTGCCTTACGAATTTGGGAACGAATTACGGCCAGCCCTTAACGATATCATTCCGGCCAATCCCAACCAACCCTATGACATGCGTGATGTCATTCATGGTGTGGTAGATGAAAACACATTTTTTGAAGTTCATAAAAATTTCGCAGAAAACATGGTGGTAGGCTTTGCCCGATTGGCGGGGAGAAGTATTGGCATTGTGGGCAATCAACCCGCATCATTGGCAGGCGTGTTGGATATTGACTCCAGCGTAAAGGCGGCACGATTCGTTCGCTTCTGTGATTCGTTCAACATTCCCTTGTTAGTATTGGAAGATGTGCCAGGCTTTCTTCCAGGCACTGATCAAGAATGGAATGCTATCATCACCAACGGAGCAAAATTGTTGTACGCCTTTAGTGAAGCCACCGTGCCCCGCGTAACGGTGATCACTCGCAAAGCTTATGGAGGAGCGTATGATGTGATGAACAGCAAACACATCGGTGCCGACATGAACTATGCTTGGCCCACAGCCGAGATTGCGGTGATGGGCGCAAAGGGTGCATCTGAAATCATTTTCAAAAAAGAAATTTCAGAAGCGGTCGATAAAGAAGCCAAGCTAACCGAGAAGGTGGATGAGTACACCAAAAAATTTGCAAATCCGTACCGAGCCGCCCACCGTGGTTATATTGATGAAGTGATTATGCCCGACCAAACTCGCGAGAAATTGATTCGGGCATTTCAAATGTTGGAAAACAAAGTGGCGGTGCTGCCGAAAAAGAAGCACGGGAATATTCCGTTGTAA
- a CDS encoding Fic family protein, which translates to MSKYIHLLKNWPEFTWDHEKLVHPLATVRHQQGRLLGKLEGLGFQLQSEASLGNLILDVMKSSEIEGEELPMDQVRSSIARKLGMKVPGLVVASRDVDGVVEMMLDATQKHAKPLTKERLFAWHGALFPTGRSGLHKIQVAAWRDAEGDPMQVVSGAMGKERVHFEAPEAARLEHEMNFFLKWFNQSEELDSLLKAAIAHLWFVTIHPFDDGNGRIARAIADMQLSRSDQSSQRFYSMSAQIQQERKMYYDCLEKTQRGTLDITGWLLWFLNCFGRALSASTNNVASVMNKATFWEKNRTVALNDRQRKMLNKLMDGLEGKLTSSKWAKMTKSSPDTALRDIQNLIEKGMLEKEEGGGRSTSYKIKYLA; encoded by the coding sequence ATGTCTAAATACATTCATTTACTGAAGAACTGGCCTGAGTTTACTTGGGATCATGAAAAGCTGGTGCATCCACTTGCTACCGTGCGTCATCAGCAAGGTCGGTTGTTGGGCAAACTGGAAGGATTAGGTTTTCAATTGCAGTCCGAAGCATCGTTGGGCAATTTAATATTGGACGTAATGAAGTCGAGCGAGATAGAAGGCGAGGAGTTGCCAATGGATCAAGTGCGCTCCTCCATCGCACGAAAACTGGGCATGAAAGTGCCAGGCTTGGTCGTGGCTAGCAGAGATGTAGATGGTGTGGTTGAGATGATGCTCGATGCTACACAAAAGCATGCCAAGCCTCTAACCAAAGAACGCTTATTCGCTTGGCACGGAGCATTGTTCCCCACGGGCCGAAGCGGCTTGCACAAAATACAAGTTGCCGCTTGGCGCGATGCCGAAGGCGATCCCATGCAAGTGGTATCAGGCGCAATGGGCAAAGAGCGCGTACACTTTGAGGCACCCGAAGCCGCGCGACTGGAGCACGAGATGAATTTTTTTTTAAAGTGGTTTAATCAATCCGAAGAACTGGACTCCCTATTAAAAGCAGCCATCGCGCACTTGTGGTTCGTTACCATACATCCGTTCGATGATGGCAACGGCCGTATCGCTCGTGCCATAGCCGATATGCAACTCTCGCGCTCCGACCAATCGAGCCAGCGCTTCTACAGCATGTCGGCACAGATTCAACAAGAGCGTAAGATGTATTACGATTGTTTGGAGAAAACTCAACGCGGCACATTAGATATAACAGGTTGGTTGTTATGGTTCCTCAATTGCTTCGGGCGCGCGTTATCAGCCTCTACCAACAACGTGGCAAGCGTAATGAACAAGGCAACCTTTTGGGAGAAGAATCGCACCGTTGCCCTGAACGACCGCCAACGTAAGATGCTCAACAAACTCATGGACGGCTTGGAAGGCAAGCTCACCTCTTCCAAATGGGCGAAGATGACCAAAAGCTCGCCCGACACTGCTCTGCGCGACATACAGAATCTGATCGAAAAAGGTATGTTGGAAAAGGAGGAAGGCGGAGGTAGGAGTACGAGTTATAAAATCAAATATTTGGCATAG